The region GTCACACAGGGTGCaaggagggacatgtcaaaatgctgaattattcatattgaaaatctgatttattgaattctccatgtgttcTATATTAAGAGGAACTTAATTTCATGTAACAGGCTTTTACAATTCAaaattggtgcacaatttctacttaataTATCAACGAGATGCAAAAGGCACTCATATCGTGGAATAACCTCAGAACTAACTGATGTCAtcgcttacaaatccttcttcttcttgttccaGGTGGATGTCTTCGTTGCCATGGGTTTCCACAAGCGGAGCTACGGACGTTTCCATGGACGCGTCTACCTACAGGACTCGGCCCCCACGGATGCGTCGTTGGTCATCACAGAACTCACACTGGAGGATTATGGGAGATATAAGTGTGAGGTCATCGACGGGTTGGAAGATGGAACAGGCGTGGTGTCCCTGGACCTGCAAGGTaacacacactttaacacacacTTTCACAGTGTGCGTGTACTCACCGCAGTCTGTCTACACAACAGCTAGTATTCGATATGAACTCTGTTTGACAACGTTTTTGAGAGAACCGTCCTTTGGTAAAGTCTATTTACTGTGTAGGAGCCTGTCCTTGTCTAAATGGCTCAGGGTTCTGGCTAAATATAGCACCGCGAGCTGATACTACCCAGGAGGACTGTCAGGGGCACACACACGTCAGGCCGGAGTAATGGAGTTCATCATTTAGGTTTCCATTCCTGGCAAACCTCCAAGGAACATGGTATAACGCCATGCATCACCCAGCCAGACCAGCTCCATTATATATGAGAATGATCAACTATCACTGCCACCATCAATCTGGAGCTACAGCTACCCACACACATAACAATGGACTAGAAATTGTAGGATTTGAGCAAATGCTATAAGCTAATGGggtttatctttttttttacagcttgTGTTATGTTGTCCACCTGTTTAAGATGAGTACATAAAACCCCAAAGCAAATGGATGTTTTAtgatctcctgtctctcctccctctcgttcaccctctctctcctgtctctcctccctctctctccccctctctcccaggtATCGTCTACCCATACTTCCCTCGGCTGGGTCGTTACAACCTGAACTTCTTTGATGCCGAGCGGGCGTGTCGCGAGCAGGACTCCATCGTGGCGTCGTTTGACCAGCTGTACGAGGCGTGGCGTGGGGGTTTGGACTGGTGCAACGCTGGGTGGCTGAGTGACGGATCCGTCCAGTACCCCATCACCACCCCCAGGGAACCCTGTGGCGGCAAGAACACTGTCCCCGGGGTACGCAACTACGGCCTCAGAGACAAGGAGAAGAACAGATACGACGTGTTCTGTTTCACCTCCAACTAcaaaggtgagtgtgtgtgtgtgaggggaggggtgtgcgtgcgtgtgtgtgtgtacatgtgtatctaaccctctccctccctctcttaggGCGGTTCTACTACCTGATCCACCCCTCCAAGCTTACATATGACGAGGCTGTGCGTGCGTGTCAGAAAGACGGCGCTCAGATCGCCAAGGTGGGCCAGATGTACGCCGCCTGGAAGCTATTGGGCTACGACCGCTGTGACGCCGGCTGGTTGGCTGACGGGAGCGTCCGTTACCCCATCACCCGCCCCCGTAGGCGCTGCAGCCCAACGGAAGCTGCCGTGAGGTTCAACGGCTACCCTGACAAGAAACACAAGCTGTATGGAGTCTACTGCTTCAAGGGCCACAACTAAGAACCCCAAtacgcttacacacacactcacacacactagagAAGTTAATACATTTACAGAGAgtaggatggagagggagatgagaagaggagttaagagagagggaggtcatATAGGGGAAGTTACtgatataaaacattttaaataaaacattcaaaCTGTGATATTTTCTTTTTAGATACAGTAAAACGAGAGGTGTGAGAGTCATTTTAAACaaaccatgttttttttgtaatctggGACCTGATAGTGTATGGGGGATATGTTATTTAATCTGTTATTTCTACGTAGGGACAGAAAGGAGGGATGGATTTGGggatggtgggagggagggaatggtGGTGGAGAAACAGATGATGTCACATTGTCCCAAAGTGACATTGTAAGTGGACGAGGCATACCATAGCTTGAAGGAAGTCCTTGGACTGAGAACAACCCAGTAAAGCTTCTGATAACTGAACTGATACCTTTGGGCACTTACCTTTTCTGTTCAATTAAACCCAGGACAACAAAAGAGCAACAatattcacacaaacacaaaaagcaAAGATAGCGTAGCTCAAGCTATTATTATTACGTTATAGAATGCAACTACAGCACAATGAAAATCCAGTCTGCTGTCCATCTTTCCAGGGTGCTACAACAGTGTCATGTACTTCACCATCATTTTGACTAGTTTATTTAATAATGTGTGTGGACCAGACATCATTCTCATCATAgaagttgataaaaaaaaaaggagaagCCAACCATTAGCATTGTTTAGTTTCTTTTTTACTATGAATATTTAGAATGTGAGTATCTAGAATTGTATTTCTGTTTATGGATGTCTTTTGATatagaaatattgttttattatctGCGCTACGCTATCCCAGAGTTCTGTACTGTCACAGGGCTCAAGTGTCGAAACTAACCCCAGAAACATACAAACGAGGAAACCAAAATACAAATGTTGCACTGGACACTGTTTATGTCAGAAGACGTACGGTGGCCTAGAGGGGACAAGGTAAACCGCATTTAGTCCTCAGCAG is a window of Salvelinus sp. IW2-2015 linkage group LG5, ASM291031v2, whole genome shotgun sequence DNA encoding:
- the LOC111964489 gene encoding LOW QUALITY PROTEIN: hyaluronan and proteoglycan link protein 1 (The sequence of the model RefSeq protein was modified relative to this genomic sequence to represent the inferred CDS: deleted 1 base in 1 codon), whose amino-acid sequence is MLPVLICALVSLSLADNFDTAYPELEHYRTIYVQENGPQLSVVTEQSKVVSRRGGNATLPCKFHRDASLPANPKLRIKWTKLTSDYLKEVDVFVAMGFHKRSYGRFHGRVYLQDSAPTDASLVITELTLEDYGRYKCEVIDGLEDGTGVVSLDLQGIVYPYFPRLGRYNLNFFDAERACREQDSIVASFDQLYEAWRGGLDWCNAGWLSDGSVQYPITTPREPCGGKNTVPGVRNYGLRDKEKNRYDVFCFTSNYKGRFYYLIHPSKLTYDEAVRACQKDGAQIAKVGQMYAAWKLLGYDRCDAGWLADGSVRYPITRPRRRCSPTEAAVRFNGYPDKKHKLYGVYCFKGHN